The Amphiprion ocellaris isolate individual 3 ecotype Okinawa chromosome 6, ASM2253959v1, whole genome shotgun sequence genome contains a region encoding:
- the LOC111565773 gene encoding STAM-binding protein-like A — protein sequence MADHTDVSLSPEERVRALTKKGSSVEVNDDVPPRRYFRSGMEMIRMANIYTEEGNIEHAFVLYNKYITLFIEKLPKHRDYKTANIPEKKDTLKKLKDVAFPQAEILKKALLRRFEQEYTQYLIKKKAEDEALAREQSRQRALDAERERVAEMQRRQREQEQFSAFEEMIRRQELEKERQRVLLEFATPAAPSPDTPLLPGIQGPPLVSPTPPQSPGDLSGSNNHQYNRPSATIGTPGTGPPTFDRSLKPGSLVSPGNNNTMVDALRQLAVPAELCRSFLRLAEANTSRAVETCGILCGKLTRNAFTVTHVIVPKQCGGPDYCDTENEEELFLIQDQYDLITLGWIHTHPTQTAFLSSVDLHTHCSYQIMLPEAIAIVCSPKFNEIGYFRLTDRGTDEISTCKQKGFHPHSKDPPLFTHAGHVTITDDTVSMMDLR from the exons ATGGCGGATCACACCGACGTCAGTCTGTCGCCGGAGGAGAGAGTCCGGGCTCTGACCAAGAAGGGGAGCTCGGTGGAAGTGAACGACGACGTGCCGCCGCGCCGCTACTTCCGCTCGGGCATGGAGATGATCCGCATGGCCAACATCTACACGGAGGAGGGCAACATCGAGCACGCCTTCGTCCTCTACAATAAGTACATCAC GCTCTTTATAGAAAAGCTTCCCAAACATCGGGATTACAAGACCGCTAACATTCCTGAGAAGAAGGACACACTAAAG AAACTGAAGGACGTTGCATTTCCTCAAGCAGAAATCCTCAAAAAAGCTCTATTGAGAAGATTTGAACAGGAATATACACAGTATCTTATCAAAAAG AAAGCGGAGGATGAGGCCTTGGCGAGGGAGCAGTCCAGGCAGCGAGCGCTGGACGCTGAGCGGGAGCGAGTGGCCGAGATGCAGCGGCGCCAGCGGGAGCAGGAGCAGTTCAGTGCCTTCGAGGAGATGATCCGTCGCCAGGAGCTGGAGAAGGAACGCCAGCGGGTTCTCCTGGAGTTCGCCACGCCGGCCGCTCCCTCCCCGGACACGCCCCTCCTCCCCGGCATCCAGGGCCCGCCGCTGGTGTCCCCGACCCCCCCGCAGAGCCCAGGTGACCTCTCCGGCAGCAACAACCACCAATACAATCGTCCTTCAGCCACCATCGGCACACCCGGTACCGGCCCGCCCACCTTCGACCGCTCGCTCAAGCCCGGCTCTCTGGTCAGCCCCGGGAACAACA ATACAATGGTGGATGCCCTCCGGCAGTTGGCCGTCCCCGCTGAACTGTGCCGGAGTTTTCTGAGGCTGGCCGAGGCCAACACAAGCCGAGCTGTAGAAACTTGCGGCATCCTGTGTGGCAAACTG ACCAGGAATGCGTTTACTGTGACCCACGTCATCGTACCAAAGCAGTGTGGCGGACCGGACTATTGTGACACGGAAAACGAGGAGGAGCTCTTCCTCATACAGGATCAGTACGATCTCATCACCCTGGGCTGGATACAT ACTCACCCCACTCAGACGGCCTTCCTGTCCAGCGTCGACCTCCACACTCACTGCTCCTACCAGATCATGCTGCCTGAAGCCATCGCTATCGTCTGCTCGCCCAAATTCAACGA AATCGGCTACTTCAGGTTGACGGATCGAGGAACAGACGAGATCTCCACGTGTAAACAGAAAGGTTTTCACCCTCACAGCAAAGATCCTCCTCTATTTACA cATGCAGGACACGTCACCATCACCGATGACACCGTGTCCATGATGGATCTGCGGTGA